A stretch of the Malus domestica chromosome 08, GDT2T_hap1 genome encodes the following:
- the LOC103441084 gene encoding protein DCL homolog, chloroplastic-like: MTTTTRIATLNPALLRKISFLCTRVHHRRLGLGLAVPSGRAWCSVASESTRPDSLSSSADSSALRGVLSVKEPPKYPRWDDPDYCKWKDKERGILNDIEPVVLLAKEILHSDRYMDGEQLTEEDEKVVVERLLAHHPHSEDKIGCGIDSVMVDRHPQFRHSRCLFVIRTDGVWIDFSYQKCLRAYIRDKYPSHADRFIREHFKRGSG, from the exons ATGACGACGACGACGCGAATAGCGACTCTGAATCCGGCGCTGCTGCGAAAAATTTCGTTCCTCTGCACGCGAGTCCATCACCGACGCCTGGGCCTCGGGCTTGCGGTCCCGAGCGGCAGGGCGTGGTGCAGCGTGGCAAGCGAGTCGACTCGGCCGGATAGTCTATCGTCCTCGGCGGACAGTTCCGCGCTGAGAGGAGTGCTGAGCGTGAAGGAGCCGCCGAAGTACCCTCGCTGGGACGACCCTGACTACTGCAAGTGGAAGGATAAGGAACGGGGGATTTTAAACGACATCGAGCCCGTCGTTTTGCTGGCTAAGGAGATTCTGCACTCTGATAG GTATATGGATGGTGAGCAGCTGACGGAGGAAGATGAAAAGGTTGTGGTGGAAAGGCTTCTTGCTCATCATCCACACTCGGAGGATAAAATTGGCTGCGGAATTGATTCTGTCATG GTTGATCGGCATCCCCAATTTAGACACTCGAGGTGCCTATTTGTCATAAGAACAGATGGTGTATGGATAGACTTCTCCTACCAGAAGTGTCTTCGAGCATATATCCGAGATAAGTACCCATCCCATGCAGATAGATTCATCCGGGAACATTTTAAACGTGGTAGTGGCTAA
- the LOC103441083 gene encoding F-box protein At1g47056-like has protein sequence MGQSASAAANSSRRESNNRIHRSKSKATAAISPMVQADEEGFEIVDCATDFISDLPDECLACIFYSLGSGDRKRCSLVCRRWLRIEGQSRHRLSLHAQSDLLPIIPSLFSRFDAVTKLALKCDRRCVSVGDEALVLISLRCRNLTRLKLRACRELTDAGMMSFAKNCKGLKKLSCGSCTFGAKGMNAVLDNCSALEELSVKRLRGITDGSAAEPIGPGVAAASLKTICLKELYNGQCFGPLIIGAKKLRTLKLFRCSGDWDKLLQVISERVTSMVEIHLEKLQVSDVGLTAISNCLDLEILHLVKTPECTNVGLVSVAERCKLLRKLHIDGWKANRVGDEGLVSVAKNCANLQELVLIGVNPTKVSLEALASNCPNLERLALCGSDTVGDVEISCIAVKCVALKKLCIKGCPVSDIGLEALAGGCPNMVKVKLKKCRGVTAEGADWLRASRPLLAVNLDTGETIQEAAIDTSVAAHDNSVEFPPLAIQPAFPDIASSSAGRPTFKSRLGLLTGRGFVACTLRRWASNRNNS, from the coding sequence ATGGGCCAGTCAGCTTCGGCGGCCGCCAATTCAAGCCGCCGTGAGAGCAACAACCGCATCCATCGATCCAAGTCCAAAGCAACGGCCGCGATCTCCCCGATGGTGCAGGCCGACGAGGAAGGCTTTGAGATCGTCGACTGTGCCACCGATTTCATCTCCGATCTTCCCGACGAGTGCTTGGCCTGCATATTCTACTCCCTCGGCTCCGGCGACCGGAAACGATGCTCTCTGGTCTGCCGACGGTGGTTGAGGATCGAGGGACAGAGCCGGCACCGTCTCTCCCTCCACGCACAATCGGATCTCCTCCCTATCATCCCTTCCCTCTTCTCCCGCTTCGACGCCGTCACCAAACTCGCCCTCAAATGCGACCGTAGATGCGTGAGCGTCGGCGACGAGGCGCTTGTCCTCATTTCTCTGCGATGCCGCAACCTCACGCGCCTAAAGCTCCGCGCTTGCCGCGAGTTGACCGACGCCGGGATGATGTCGTTCGCCAAAAACTGCAAAGGGTTGAAGAAGCTGTCGTGCGGGTCGTGCACGTTCGGAGCCAAAGGAATGAACGCCGTACTCGACAATTGCTCGGCTCTGGAAGAGTTATCGGTGAAGCGGCTTCGCGGCATCACCGATGGATCCGCGGCGGAGCCGATCGGGCCCGGTGTGGCTGCCGCGTCGCTCAAAACGATTTGCCTCAAAGAGCTCTACAATGGACAGTGCTTTGGTCCTCTGATAATCGGCGCGAAGAAACTGAGGACTCTGAAGCTCTTCAGGTGCTCCGGCGATTGGGACAAGCTCCTCCAAGTGATATCTGAGCGAGTGACCTCCATGGTTGAGATCCATCTCGAAAAGCTTCAGGTTAGCGACGTAGGCCTCACCGCCATCTCCAATTGCTTGGATCTGGAGATTCTGCACCTGGTCAAGACCCCTGAGTGCACCAATGTAGGATTGGTTTCCGTCGCCGAACGCTGCAAGCTGCTAAGGAAGCTTCACATTGACGGATGGAAGGCTAATCGAGTAGGCGACGAGGGTTTGGTCTCGGTAGCAAAGAATTGCGCTAACCTTCAGGAATTGGTGCTCATTGGTGTTAATCCAACCAAAGTGAGCTTGGAGGCATTAGCTTCGAATTGCCCCAATCTCGAAAGATTGGCATTGTGCGGAAGCGATACCGTGGGCGATGTCGAGATTTCGTGCATTGCTGTGAAATGCGTGGCGTTGAAGAAGCTCTGCATTAAGGGCTGTCCCGTCTCGGACATCGGCCTCGAAGCATTGGCCGGTGGTTGCCCTAACATGGTGAAAGTGAAGCTCAAGAAATGCAGAGGAGTAACAGCAGAGGGAGCTGATTGGTTGAGGGCGAGCAGGCCTTTATTGGCCGTGAATTTGGATACAGGTGAAACAATCCAAGAGGCCGCCATTGATACCTCCGTTGCGGCCCACGATAATTCCGTCGAGTTCCCGCCGTTGGCCATCCAACCGGCGTTTCCGGACATTGCCTCAAGCAGTGCTGGGCGGCCGACCTTTAAGTCAAGGTTAGGGCTTTTGACGGGGAGGGGTTTTGTGGCTTGCACTCTGAGAAGGTGGGCGTCGAATCGGAATAATAGTTAA